One stretch of Schlesneria sp. DSM 10557 DNA includes these proteins:
- a CDS encoding adenylate kinase family protein, producing MFDGRFPTVLLFGAPGVGKGTQGSILGQIPGFYHLSCGDVFRSLNINSAEGREIYQFSSRGQLVPDELTVRIWTKALNGHIAVSRYRPPDELLVLDGIPRNPNQVEMLKNTINVLAIIHLICVDESQMIDRIKRRAIRDNRADDANEDIIKTRFNVYRAESEPVINCYPKELIKCVDAMQSPPEVLVDVLQHLIPIRNKWLSELPEAPM from the coding sequence ATGTTTGATGGACGATTTCCGACGGTTCTCCTGTTTGGAGCACCGGGGGTCGGAAAGGGAACGCAAGGATCAATTCTGGGGCAGATCCCCGGCTTTTATCACCTCTCTTGTGGCGATGTTTTTCGCTCGCTGAACATTAACTCGGCGGAAGGGCGTGAGATCTATCAGTTCAGTTCCCGCGGGCAACTGGTTCCTGATGAACTGACGGTCCGTATCTGGACCAAGGCTCTGAACGGACACATTGCTGTGTCGCGCTATCGTCCGCCTGATGAACTGCTGGTCCTCGATGGGATTCCACGAAACCCCAATCAGGTGGAAATGCTCAAGAACACCATCAATGTTCTCGCTATTATCCATCTGATTTGTGTCGATGAATCGCAGATGATCGACCGCATCAAGCGTCGCGCGATCCGCGATAATCGGGCTGACGATGCGAATGAAGACATCATCAAGACCCGGTTCAACGTTTATCGAGCTGAGTCGGAACCCGTTATCAACTGTTACCCGAAAGAACTGATTAAGTGCGTGGACGCGATGCAGTCGCCTCCCGAAGTTCTGGTCGACGTCCTTCAGCACCTGATCCCGATCCGGAACAAGTGGTTGTCGGAACTTCCTGAAGCACCGATGTAA
- a CDS encoding carbohydrate deacetylase → MMSASSSPRHSIVFHADDFGMNAAVNAGIEAAFREGLLTSTSVLANAPAAEDACRVWPALMADVQTRRLSSLERRRMLSDPLTPFDLGIHLNLTQGRPLTLNDFSPELLDEEGCFPGIGKLFARINHASDAQMKSVEAELRAQIEWMIARGHHPTHLNGHQYIELIPRIAAIVPALLHDYAIPTVRVAYERGLFRSVLLQGDVTGWGLGLVKRHFARAFRRRMANTKVAFPDRFFGTSHAGRIDDATMTRFLAGARGTRMTEIGVHPAIDPGPDTSAESDPWFDPLAELRSNELKLLCCSKLAEELRSRQFSLGRISALATETWATEAT, encoded by the coding sequence ATGATGTCGGCCTCTTCGAGTCCCCGTCATTCAATCGTCTTTCATGCAGATGACTTCGGCATGAATGCGGCCGTGAACGCGGGAATTGAGGCGGCCTTTCGCGAGGGTCTGTTAACGAGCACTTCAGTCCTGGCGAACGCACCTGCTGCAGAAGATGCCTGCCGCGTGTGGCCGGCCCTGATGGCAGACGTGCAGACACGTCGACTTTCTTCCCTCGAACGTCGCCGTATGCTGAGCGACCCCCTTACCCCGTTTGACCTGGGCATTCATCTGAATTTGACCCAGGGTCGACCGCTGACATTGAATGACTTTTCGCCGGAGTTACTCGACGAGGAGGGGTGCTTCCCCGGGATCGGCAAACTGTTCGCTCGTATTAATCATGCCAGCGACGCTCAAATGAAATCCGTCGAAGCAGAACTCCGAGCCCAGATCGAATGGATGATCGCCCGGGGCCACCACCCGACGCATTTGAATGGCCATCAATACATTGAACTGATTCCGCGAATCGCAGCGATTGTCCCCGCCCTGTTGCACGACTACGCCATCCCGACTGTGAGAGTTGCCTACGAACGGGGCCTGTTCCGCAGCGTCCTGCTGCAGGGAGACGTCACAGGCTGGGGACTTGGACTGGTCAAACGACATTTCGCGCGGGCATTTCGACGACGGATGGCTAACACCAAGGTGGCGTTTCCAGATCGTTTTTTTGGAACCTCTCACGCTGGCCGCATTGATGACGCCACGATGACGCGGTTTCTGGCGGGTGCACGAGGAACAAGGATGACCGAAATCGGGGTTCATCCCGCCATCGATCCCGGCCCGGACACCTCAGCGGAATCGGATCCCTGGTTTGATCCCCTCGCGGAACTCCGATCGAACGAGCTCAAACTCCTCTGCTGTTCGAAACTCGCAGAAGAACTCCGCTCGCGGCAATTCAGTCTGGGCCGAATCTCTGCCTTGGCCACTGAGACATGGGCCACTGAGGCGACTTGA
- a CDS encoding glycosyltransferase, protein MHFAGSSKTVILKMATKSLQEDTHVDHDLTLVIPAYNEEARLPRTLADAKSYLDAWGINYRVLVVDDGSRDETAKLTEAFGRRFSTIRQTNGGKGSAIRNGMMSSSGKVIGFTDADLPYDLDALKTAYQIIETGRRDVVFGSRTIEGATSRVERRLMRTLASFVFRTCMMCLVSREITDTQCGLKVFSRRAARMIFSRTIVNGFAFDAEVVYLTHLLNLSFEKVAVTLVNDYSTTISLTRNAIPMLMDVVGVRLHGLRNGYRPDIEVLNPTSAATTPARKAA, encoded by the coding sequence ATGCACTTTGCTGGAAGCTCAAAAACTGTCATCTTGAAGATGGCCACCAAGTCACTTCAGGAAGATACGCATGTCGATCATGACCTGACGCTCGTCATTCCGGCCTACAACGAAGAGGCACGGCTCCCAAGGACGTTAGCGGACGCAAAGTCGTATCTGGATGCCTGGGGGATTAACTACCGCGTCCTGGTCGTCGACGATGGCAGTCGTGATGAAACCGCAAAGCTGACCGAAGCATTCGGCCGCAGGTTCTCGACGATCCGACAGACCAATGGCGGAAAAGGGTCCGCCATCCGTAACGGGATGATGTCATCAAGCGGGAAGGTGATCGGCTTCACCGATGCAGACCTCCCCTACGACCTGGATGCGCTGAAGACTGCGTATCAGATCATCGAGACCGGCCGGCGAGACGTGGTCTTCGGAAGCCGAACCATCGAAGGAGCCACATCGCGCGTGGAACGCCGGTTGATGCGGACACTGGCTTCGTTCGTGTTCCGCACCTGCATGATGTGCCTTGTCTCCCGAGAGATCACTGATACCCAGTGCGGACTGAAAGTTTTCAGTCGCCGTGCCGCTCGCATGATTTTCTCACGGACGATTGTCAACGGTTTCGCGTTCGACGCCGAGGTCGTCTATTTGACCCATCTGTTGAACCTTTCCTTTGAGAAAGTCGCGGTAACGCTCGTCAACGACTACTCAACCACAATCTCACTGACGAGGAATGCCATTCCGATGCTCATGGACGTCGTCGGTGTCCGACTGCATGGCCTGCGAAACGGCTATCGCCCCGATATCGAAGTGCTCAATCCAACCTCCGCCGCGACGACGCCGGCGAGGAAGGCGGCATGA
- a CDS encoding MFS transporter: MTDEATVTPPQDSESPTIVRHAILTVLTLMSVLLYLDRFAVNIASEFIREDLQMTQTQMSWFISAFFWSYALCQVPAGWLSDRLGGRAMMTLYILAWSIFTGLMGTASAVWVVLWLRVFCGAAQAGAYPTSASLIRQWYPISKRGMASSLVGLGGRFGAVLAPLMTAWLILYFVGDSSASKLAPTDFLDPVALLARFDGPPDTATPRDKFISGYLAQLPETERSQLLDHAALAAAQLKQQEQVAKPTPLLDLADWVPRFGANDVPDVREIPSQFREAVDAFAARVSDANLIDFTAVPVRLPANAQHLLARRQQQNDLSEAESTLLNRSALEVLFPKEIRKYQGRGWRPTIVLYGFIGIGVALVLFVVARNHPESHPWCNGAELEVINDEPTRWAKSREPGNPTFPWRAFLTSLSLWGNSLTQFFTNIGWLFVVTSLPRYLDNVHSVPLVTKGVMTAFPSGLGILGLFAGGRATDWAFHVFGLKSGRRIPLVASRFVAAGGYGLCLIVSALFTPTPENWWLPWLYIVGLCIASMSVDFGSPAIWAYAQDVGGRYTASILGWGNMWGNLGAAVAPLVYNMVLGENPTVGDWNNVFLMCCGVFVLSGFCAMLLDSTKPLTVERAS; this comes from the coding sequence ATGACAGATGAAGCGACCGTGACACCCCCGCAGGACTCGGAATCCCCCACGATTGTGCGGCATGCAATCCTGACGGTTCTGACTTTGATGTCAGTGTTGCTTTATCTGGACCGTTTCGCGGTCAATATCGCGTCTGAGTTCATCCGCGAAGATCTGCAGATGACGCAAACGCAGATGTCCTGGTTCATCAGCGCATTTTTCTGGTCTTACGCACTTTGTCAGGTTCCCGCCGGCTGGCTGAGTGACCGTCTGGGCGGTCGCGCGATGATGACCCTCTACATCCTTGCCTGGTCCATCTTTACCGGATTGATGGGGACTGCGAGTGCCGTGTGGGTTGTCCTGTGGTTACGCGTTTTCTGCGGGGCCGCTCAGGCGGGTGCCTATCCGACATCGGCCAGTCTGATTCGCCAGTGGTATCCCATTTCGAAGCGGGGAATGGCGAGTTCTCTGGTGGGATTGGGAGGCCGCTTTGGTGCGGTGCTGGCCCCTCTCATGACCGCCTGGCTGATCCTGTACTTCGTTGGGGATTCATCCGCCTCGAAACTTGCACCGACCGACTTTCTGGATCCCGTCGCGCTGCTGGCGCGTTTCGATGGCCCGCCCGATACTGCGACTCCCCGCGATAAGTTCATTTCTGGTTATCTGGCTCAACTTCCTGAAACAGAACGATCCCAGCTGCTCGATCATGCGGCGCTGGCGGCGGCTCAACTTAAACAGCAGGAACAAGTGGCGAAGCCAACTCCATTACTCGATCTGGCCGACTGGGTACCCCGATTCGGTGCGAACGATGTCCCGGACGTTCGGGAAATCCCTAGTCAGTTCCGGGAGGCGGTCGATGCCTTTGCCGCTCGAGTATCAGATGCGAACCTGATCGACTTTACTGCAGTTCCCGTACGATTGCCTGCGAATGCTCAACATCTGCTGGCCCGGCGTCAGCAGCAGAACGATTTGAGTGAGGCAGAATCGACGCTGCTCAACCGGTCGGCTCTGGAGGTTCTATTCCCTAAAGAGATTCGCAAATATCAGGGACGGGGCTGGCGGCCGACCATCGTTCTCTACGGGTTTATCGGAATCGGTGTCGCTCTGGTGCTGTTCGTGGTCGCTCGGAATCACCCGGAGAGTCATCCCTGGTGCAATGGGGCCGAACTCGAAGTCATCAATGATGAACCGACTCGCTGGGCGAAAAGCAGGGAGCCAGGTAATCCTACATTCCCGTGGCGTGCATTCCTGACCAGCCTGAGCTTGTGGGGAAACAGCCTGACACAGTTCTTTACGAATATCGGCTGGCTCTTCGTCGTGACGTCGCTCCCTCGGTACCTCGACAATGTTCACAGCGTCCCGTTGGTAACAAAGGGAGTCATGACTGCGTTTCCGAGCGGCCTGGGGATTCTGGGGCTATTCGCCGGTGGACGTGCGACTGACTGGGCCTTTCATGTTTTTGGACTGAAGAGCGGTCGACGAATCCCGCTGGTTGCTTCCCGTTTCGTTGCCGCAGGGGGTTACGGACTGTGTCTGATTGTCAGTGCACTCTTCACACCGACTCCGGAAAACTGGTGGCTCCCCTGGCTGTACATCGTTGGTCTGTGTATCGCATCCATGTCGGTCGACTTCGGCTCCCCCGCCATCTGGGCCTACGCTCAGGATGTCGGCGGACGCTATACGGCATCGATCCTGGGTTGGGGGAACATGTGGGGGAACCTCGGTGCCGCCGTTGCACCGCTGGTCTACAACATGGTGCTGGGTGAAAACCCGACCGTGGGGGACTGGAACAATGTCTTTCTGATGTGTTGTGGTGTCTTCGTTCTGTCCGGCTTCTGTGCCATGCTGCTCGATTCTACAAAGCCGCTGACGGTTGAGCGGGCATCCTGA
- the dacB gene encoding D-alanyl-D-alanine carboxypeptidase/D-alanyl-D-alanine-endopeptidase: MSLIESLRDGKSGVIRNALLLGFVFCLAWGNPLGAQETLIQGLEKITHSPRFKHAHWGALFVDRESGQVVFEHNTDKLFIPASTTKLYSVATALKEFGAEHRFRTPVVRRGDVSPEGVLEGDLILVASGDLSFGGRTSPEGTLAFADGDHTYANGNPDAELTAPDPLAGIQELAEQIAKSGIRRVRGDVLIDDRLFEKAESSGSGPSQVTPVLINDNLIDFQFKPTQPGLPAELVVRPATSAFQVESKVLTVESDQSPEIEIRDLGSGRFSITGQVPAGHKPVLRVHEVADAALLARTVLIEALLRKGIQVDAPTLAEAHKDRLPRVDEVKTLPKVAELTSLPFSESIKLILKVSHNLHASTLPLLVAANHGETTLAAGLRRQHDFLKEAGVEVETISFAGGAGGTRSDYVTPRATVQLLRYMATRPDFPIYQAALPRLGVDGTLPRNIPPDSAVRDKVQAKTGTLYTGNTMNGTTLMTSKALAGYMTTAKGKNLIFALFVNNAHLRDGVTAKTFGDDLGKFCEAVYLKE, from the coding sequence ATGTCGTTGATCGAAAGTCTGCGTGATGGAAAGTCTGGAGTCATCCGAAATGCACTCCTGCTGGGATTCGTGTTTTGTCTTGCCTGGGGAAACCCACTTGGCGCACAAGAGACGCTCATCCAGGGACTGGAAAAGATCACTCATTCACCTCGATTCAAACATGCGCACTGGGGAGCATTATTTGTTGATCGGGAATCGGGCCAGGTTGTCTTTGAGCACAACACGGACAAGCTGTTCATTCCTGCTTCGACAACCAAGCTCTACAGTGTCGCGACCGCACTGAAGGAATTCGGTGCCGAGCATCGCTTCCGAACTCCGGTCGTTCGACGTGGTGACGTCTCACCTGAGGGTGTGCTGGAGGGGGATCTCATTCTCGTCGCCTCGGGCGATCTCAGCTTCGGTGGACGAACATCCCCGGAGGGGACTCTCGCCTTCGCTGATGGGGACCACACGTATGCGAACGGAAATCCCGATGCAGAACTGACGGCACCCGACCCGTTGGCGGGGATTCAGGAACTGGCGGAACAGATCGCCAAATCAGGGATCCGGCGAGTACGGGGTGATGTCCTGATCGATGACCGACTTTTCGAAAAAGCGGAATCATCGGGAAGTGGACCCAGTCAGGTGACGCCTGTCCTGATCAATGACAATCTGATCGACTTTCAGTTCAAGCCGACTCAGCCGGGATTGCCTGCCGAACTTGTCGTCCGACCTGCAACGAGTGCTTTTCAGGTCGAATCCAAAGTCCTCACTGTCGAAAGTGATCAGTCTCCGGAGATCGAAATTCGGGATCTGGGCTCAGGCAGATTCTCGATTACCGGCCAAGTGCCGGCCGGGCATAAACCTGTATTGCGAGTGCACGAAGTTGCTGATGCGGCATTGCTGGCGAGAACGGTGCTGATTGAGGCCCTGTTGCGAAAGGGTATACAGGTTGACGCCCCCACACTGGCTGAAGCCCACAAAGATCGATTGCCACGAGTTGACGAGGTCAAGACTCTGCCCAAGGTGGCTGAATTGACGTCTCTCCCCTTTTCCGAGTCCATCAAGTTGATATTGAAGGTGAGTCATAACCTGCATGCCAGTACGCTACCCTTACTCGTCGCGGCCAATCATGGCGAGACGACCCTCGCTGCGGGGCTCAGACGCCAGCATGATTTCCTGAAAGAGGCTGGAGTCGAAGTCGAAACAATTTCGTTTGCAGGCGGGGCCGGGGGAACGCGTAGCGATTACGTGACACCTCGAGCGACCGTCCAACTGCTTCGCTACATGGCAACGCGTCCGGATTTTCCGATCTATCAAGCCGCACTTCCCCGGTTGGGAGTGGACGGGACACTCCCAAGAAACATCCCCCCCGACAGTGCCGTGCGAGACAAAGTTCAGGCCAAGACCGGGACTCTCTATACCGGCAACACGATGAACGGAACCACCCTGATGACCAGCAAGGCGCTGGCCGGCTACATGACAACGGCGAAGGGAAAGAACTTGATTTTTGCCCTGTTTGTGAACAACGCTCATCTGCGGGACGGTGTCACGGCGAAGACGTTTGGTGATGACCTGGGAAAGTTCTGCGAGGCTGTCTACCTGAAAGAATGA
- a CDS encoding M16 family metallopeptidase — MAFHHLTLDNGLEVVAETNSAVHSVAFGFYVKAGARDETPEVSGVSHFLEHMAFKGTERFSAEDVNRIFDELGADNNAATGEESTVYYAATLPEYLPQAFEIQSSILFPTLRQDDFDMEKKVILEEIGMYADQPSSVAYDNAMQTHFRGHPLGKSILGTTESVSDLTSDQMRKYHRDHYLAGNIVLAVTGNTDWNSVVELAHRHCAHWPQGKSSRPVVAANPRPSTRFIPKADCQQEQIIQLSPAPSGSDPLRFAAELMAVIVGDDCNSRLYWELLDPGLVESAELGYYEYEDTGAYLTFLNGPPEETEANLERIARIYADVNRNGITADELEQAKNKVCSRLVLRGERPMGRLGGLGNNWLFRREYRSIADDVHIVQSLQLSDIRKLLDQYPLGQMTTIGVGPLEGL; from the coding sequence ATGGCTTTTCATCATCTGACGCTCGACAACGGCCTGGAGGTTGTGGCCGAGACGAATTCCGCAGTTCACAGTGTGGCATTTGGTTTCTACGTCAAGGCAGGAGCTCGCGATGAAACTCCTGAAGTCTCGGGCGTCAGCCATTTTCTAGAGCACATGGCATTCAAGGGGACCGAGCGTTTCTCGGCCGAAGACGTGAACCGGATCTTCGACGAACTGGGGGCCGACAACAACGCCGCCACCGGTGAGGAAAGCACAGTCTATTACGCGGCGACGCTGCCCGAATATCTGCCGCAAGCGTTTGAGATCCAGTCGAGTATTCTGTTTCCCACGCTGCGGCAGGATGACTTCGATATGGAAAAGAAAGTCATTCTCGAAGAAATTGGCATGTACGCCGATCAACCTTCTTCTGTCGCTTACGACAACGCCATGCAGACCCACTTTCGGGGACACCCCTTAGGAAAGTCGATTCTGGGAACGACGGAAAGCGTGAGCGATCTGACCTCCGATCAAATGCGCAAATATCACCGCGACCATTATCTCGCGGGCAACATCGTGCTGGCAGTCACGGGAAATACCGATTGGAATAGCGTCGTTGAACTGGCTCACCGGCACTGTGCTCACTGGCCACAGGGGAAATCAAGTCGCCCTGTCGTTGCTGCCAACCCTCGTCCGTCGACGCGATTCATCCCCAAAGCCGACTGCCAGCAAGAGCAGATTATTCAGCTCTCTCCCGCTCCCTCAGGCAGCGATCCCCTGCGATTCGCTGCGGAGCTCATGGCGGTGATTGTGGGCGACGACTGTAACAGCCGCCTTTACTGGGAACTGCTCGATCCCGGCCTCGTGGAATCGGCAGAGCTCGGCTACTACGAATATGAAGACACTGGTGCGTATCTCACATTCCTGAATGGTCCTCCGGAAGAGACCGAAGCCAATCTCGAACGGATCGCTCGCATCTACGCTGACGTCAATCGGAATGGCATTACCGCAGATGAGCTGGAACAAGCCAAGAATAAAGTTTGTTCCCGACTGGTCCTGCGTGGTGAGCGGCCGATGGGACGCCTGGGGGGGCTCGGCAATAACTGGCTGTTCCGCCGGGAATACCGCAGCATCGCCGATGACGTCCATATCGTGCAAAGTCTGCAACTGTCCGATATCCGCAAGCTGCTTGATCAGTACCCTCTCGGCCAGATGACCACGATCGGGGTGGGGCCACTGGAAGGTCTGTAA
- a CDS encoding SMP-30/gluconolactonase/LRE family protein, whose product MPKSTLVRAICVLCVSSWLAALVQGQEIPQGELVKYTFDQSKIFPGTTREVSIYIPRQYDPATPACLYVNQDGVQYKAPEVFDELIHKGEMPVTIGVFVTPGVVKATSDQALPRYNRSFEYDGLGDGYARFLLEELLPDVETKRATDGRAIKLSKKGNDRAIGGASSGAICAFTAAWERPDSFRRVFSAVGTYVGLRGGHSYSTLIRKYEPKPIRIFLEDGSNDLNIYAGDWWTANQAMERSLTFAGYEVTHEWGEGGHNAEAATKLFPAAMRWLWKDWPAEVKAGPGSPQLQELLIPGEDWKLVGEGYKFTEGPAVNANGQVFFNDVGAGKTYQVTSEGTVKEFLGNSKRGDGQAFGPDGRLYANAGETSQVLAWDPSGQSKVIADGFRGNDLVVNHQGGIYVTNPGWNGTDPSHVYYISPTGEKKVVDTGLKFSNGVCLSPDQSLLYVADSRTHWVYSYQVQPDGSLNHKQKYFHLHVPDSAEDSGADGIRCDRDGRVWIATRLGLQVCDQPGRVNCIIPTPNGKVSNLTFGGENFDTLYCTCGDRVYSRKVKVKGANGWDAPNKPTTPRL is encoded by the coding sequence ATGCCGAAATCGACTCTCGTGCGTGCGATCTGTGTGCTCTGTGTTTCGTCCTGGTTAGCTGCGCTCGTGCAAGGCCAGGAGATCCCCCAGGGGGAACTTGTCAAATACACCTTTGATCAATCGAAGATCTTCCCGGGGACCACACGTGAAGTGTCGATCTATATCCCCAGGCAGTACGACCCGGCCACGCCCGCGTGTCTCTACGTGAATCAGGACGGAGTTCAGTACAAGGCTCCTGAGGTCTTCGACGAACTGATTCATAAGGGTGAAATGCCCGTAACGATCGGTGTTTTTGTCACTCCTGGAGTCGTCAAGGCGACTTCGGATCAGGCCTTGCCGCGGTACAACCGCAGCTTTGAGTACGATGGTCTGGGTGATGGCTACGCTCGATTCCTGCTCGAAGAACTGCTGCCGGATGTCGAAACCAAACGGGCAACGGATGGTCGAGCCATCAAGTTGTCCAAAAAGGGGAATGACCGAGCGATCGGCGGTGCCAGCAGCGGGGCGATCTGTGCGTTCACTGCCGCCTGGGAGCGTCCTGATTCCTTCCGCAGGGTCTTCAGTGCCGTCGGTACCTACGTGGGCCTGCGCGGCGGGCACAGCTATTCGACGCTGATTCGCAAATACGAGCCCAAACCGATCCGCATCTTCCTGGAAGACGGCAGTAACGATCTGAATATCTATGCCGGGGACTGGTGGACTGCCAATCAGGCGATGGAACGTTCACTGACATTTGCCGGGTATGAAGTGACGCATGAATGGGGTGAAGGGGGACATAACGCCGAAGCCGCCACGAAACTGTTCCCCGCTGCCATGCGATGGCTATGGAAAGATTGGCCTGCGGAAGTCAAAGCCGGCCCCGGATCCCCTCAATTGCAGGAACTGCTGATTCCGGGAGAAGACTGGAAACTGGTCGGTGAAGGTTACAAGTTCACCGAAGGACCTGCGGTGAATGCCAACGGGCAAGTCTTCTTCAACGACGTCGGAGCGGGGAAGACGTATCAGGTGACTTCCGAAGGAACCGTCAAAGAGTTTCTCGGCAATTCGAAGCGAGGCGACGGACAGGCTTTCGGTCCCGATGGCCGGCTGTATGCCAACGCGGGTGAAACGAGTCAGGTACTTGCCTGGGACCCGTCTGGCCAATCAAAGGTGATTGCTGACGGATTTCGGGGAAACGATCTGGTCGTCAATCACCAGGGGGGCATCTACGTCACGAACCCCGGCTGGAATGGAACTGATCCGAGCCACGTCTATTACATCAGTCCGACCGGCGAGAAAAAAGTGGTGGATACAGGACTGAAGTTCTCAAACGGCGTGTGTCTGTCTCCTGATCAGTCGCTGCTCTATGTTGCCGACAGCAGAACGCATTGGGTTTACAGTTATCAGGTTCAGCCAGACGGTTCGCTGAACCACAAGCAGAAGTATTTCCATCTGCATGTACCTGATTCGGCTGAAGACAGTGGAGCGGATGGAATCCGATGCGACCGAGACGGACGGGTCTGGATTGCCACACGATTGGGACTGCAAGTGTGTGATCAACCCGGCCGAGTCAACTGCATCATTCCAACGCCCAACGGCAAGGTTTCTAACCTGACGTTCGGCGGTGAAAACTTTGACACGCTGTACTGCACCTGCGGCGATCGCGTCTATTCCCGCAAGGTGAAGGTCAAAGGGGCGAACGGCTGGGATGCTCCTAACAAGCCGACGACGCCCCGACTTTAA